Below is a genomic region from Luoshenia tenuis.
GACGGCACGTTTGTGGAGTATGTAGAGCACCCGGCGGATATGTGCTTTAAGCTGCCGGATAACGTATCCACCATGGAGGGCGCGCTGATCGAGCCCCTGGCCGTGGGCCTGCACGCCGCCAATCAGGTGAACGCGCAGATCGGCCAGAACGCGGTGGTATTGGGCAGCGGCTGCATTGGCCTTGTGACCCTGATGAGCCTGAAGGCTAAGGGTGTATCCCCGGTCTATGTGGTGGATGTGATCGATAAGCGCCTGGAGATGGCTAAGAAGCTGGGCGCGGACGTGGTGATCAACGCGGCCAAGGAGAATACTGTGGACGCGATCATGAAATTGACCGATGGCGCGGGCGTAGACCTGGTCTGCGAGACCGCCGGCAGCAAGGTGACCACCCAGTCCACGGTGGAGCTGGTCAAGCGCGGCGGCGATATCGTGCTGGTGGGCATGAGCCCGGATTCGGTTCTGCCCTATGATATCGGCACGCTGATGAACAAAGAAGCCACGCTGCACACGGTATTCCGCTATCGCAACCTGTATCCGGTGGCGATCGCCGCGGTGGCCTCGGGCGCGATCCCGCTCAAGGATATGGTGACCAACGTGTTCGAGTTTGACGACACGCAGCACGCCATGAGCTATAACTGCGAAAACAAGGCGGATGTGGTCAAGGCGGTCATCAAGGTGGCAGACTAATCTGCGATGTTTGAGCCGCCGCGCCCCTTCGCGGAGACGGTGGCGGCTATCGGCGCGGTAAAGATAAAAGTGCAGGGGG
It encodes:
- a CDS encoding NAD(P)-dependent alcohol dehydrogenase codes for the protein MAEMKAAVMTSLGHIEMKNVPKPEKAAPGKAIVKVEYVGICGSDLHYFEHGKIGDYIVDYPFILGHESGGVVTEVGEGVTNLKVGDRVALEPGVTCGKCEFCKTGRYNLCPDVEFFATPPFDGTFVEYVEHPADMCFKLPDNVSTMEGALIEPLAVGLHAANQVNAQIGQNAVVLGSGCIGLVTLMSLKAKGVSPVYVVDVIDKRLEMAKKLGADVVINAAKENTVDAIMKLTDGAGVDLVCETAGSKVTTQSTVELVKRGGDIVLVGMSPDSVLPYDIGTLMNKEATLHTVFRYRNLYPVAIAAVASGAIPLKDMVTNVFEFDDTQHAMSYNCENKADVVKAVIKVAD